The Pleuronectes platessa chromosome 13, fPlePla1.1, whole genome shotgun sequence genome includes a window with the following:
- the LOC128454119 gene encoding activated CDC42 kinase 1 isoform X1, with amino-acid sequence MMGETAEYQRLQDTSEPEYQRMPSDDEEKLGSSMQCEEGTEWLLELLMEVQLQQYFLRIRDDLNVTRLSHFDYVKNEDLEKIGMGRPGQRRLLEAVKRRKVMCKRKSWMSKVFSGKRPDGGDIPQQGQPASSFRKLSHTPPLGLGEGVLATQPGGGPLDGQQQALTCLIPEKDLTLFEKLGDGSFGVVKRGEWLTPAGKVLNVAVKCLKTDVLSQPDALEDFICEVNAMHSLDHQNLIRLYGVVLTHPMKMVTELAPLGSLLERLRCVRPQGPALIHTLCQYAVQVACGMAYLEQRRFIHRDLAARNILLASAQRVKIGDFGLMRALPSDHEHYVMQEHRKVPFAWCAPESLKTRTFSHATDTWMFGVTLWEMFTHGQEPWLGLNGSQILHKIDKEGERLPKPEDCPQDVYKVMLQCWAQKPDDRPTFVALREFLLESMPSDMSSLQDFEEPDKLQIQLNDVITIIEGRAENYWWRGQNKRTLQVGPFPRNVVTSVAGLSAHDISRPLTNSFIHTGHGDSNPGRCWGFPDRIDDLYLGNPLDPPDVLSLDLSGTRPTQLPGRSKKPCYDLVNEDEDLTSAGLKRFSLRTTGSVNSLKIKPAAWVSASKQGISRRPGSGPKPNGEVSLIDFGEEFPPSTPSPSPVVEVQFPSLAELALEAENILDRTPPQSPSRSLPRPLHPTPIVDWDARPLPPPPAYDDVAQDEDDMEVSSINSSEQQLEEEQSDVLNPDVAPSCGQKGQADAPVSKGPDRSGLEDNLFLPSKQSQELSTSFSQSAEIFQELQQECMRRLKVPKGSAARSSSPSQTSALFPHTSLTQEQSVFPSGEDKPQIPPRVPIPPRPIKRGDYTSARWSRDLSLSPTLADATEDVSGPVQNRPPQIPPRDPLSLSGSRTPSPMGLLVGSPQQRIYSVSPTTMHVPLTSCPPTHAYGSYLSTSPGKLMPTTHSFASDPKYAAPKVIQAQGKDSTSKGPCILPIVRDGCKVSNTHYYLLPERPPYLDRYDRFFREAESLPASGVEERHVRQANTATVRPMVVSNHTVQGHAQGQGLVQLGELKANFSSNNNSSLGRPRSGMRTSLSLPRVCSEGLTAPAITASCTRTDGGANPADRVKMVQEAVHGVTIEECQAALQNHNWNVQKAVHYLKVEQLFGLGLGSRSECLKLLETWDWNLEVASTQMLDNYGSTRQRR; translated from the exons ATGATGGGGGAGACGGCGGAATACCAGAGGCTGCAGGACACCTCAGAGCCCGAATACCAACGCATGCCCAGCGATGACGAAGAG AAACTGGGCAGTAGCATGCAGTGTGAGGAAGGCACAGAatggctgctggagctgctgatgGAGGTGCAGTTGCAGCAATACTTCCTGCGGATCAGAGACGACCTTAACGTCACGCGGCTGTCACACTTCGACTACGTGAAGAACGAAGACTTGGAGAAGATCGGCATGGGTCGACCtg GGCAGAGACGTCTGTTGGAAgctgtgaagaggaggaaagtcaTGTGCAAGCGCAAGTCCTGGATGAGCAAG GTGTTTAGCGGAAAGCGCCCAGACGGAGGAGACATCCCCCAGCAGGGTCAGCCGGCCTCCTCCTTTCGAAAGTTGTCCCACACGCCTCCGCTGGGCCTGGGGGAGGGAGTCCTGGCCACACAGCCTGGTGGTGGTCCTCTCGACGGGCAGCAGCAAGCTCTGACCTGTCTCATCCCTGAGAAGGACTTGACCTTGTTTGAGAAGCTCGGGGACGGCTCCTTTGGCGTCGTGAAGAGAGGGGAGTGGCTGACACCTGCAGGAAAGGTG CTGAATGTAGCTGTGAAGTGTCTGAAGACGGACGTGCTCAGCCAGCCCGACGCTCTGGAGGATTTCATCTGCGAGGTCAACGCCATGCACTCCCTGGACCACCAGAACCTCATCCGCCTCTACGGTGTGGTGCTCACACACCCAATGAAGATG GTGACGGAGCTGGCTCCTCTTGGTTCCCTGCTGGAGCGTTTGCGATGTGTCCGTCCCCAGGGTCCGGCTTTGATCCACACTCTGTGTCAGTACGCTGTACAGGTGGCCTGTGGCATGGCCTACCTGGAGCAGAGGCGCTTCATACACAGGGACTTGGCAGCCAG GAATATTCTGTTGGCCTCGGCTCAGAGAGTGAAGATCGGTGACTTTGGCCTGATGAGGGCGCTGCCTAGCGACCATGAGCACTATGTCATGCAGGAGCATCGCAAGGTCCCCTTTGCATG gtgcgCCCCCGAGAGTCTGAAGACCAGAACGTTCTCCCATGCTACAGACACGTGGATGTTCGGTGTCACCCTCTGGGAGATGTTCACACACGGCCAGGAGCCTTGGCTGGGTCTCAATGGGAGCCAG atTCTGCACAAAATTGATAAAGAAGGTGAACGCCTCCCAAAGCCAGAGGATTGTCCGCAGGATGTCTATAAGGTGATGCTGCAGTGCTGGGCACAGAAACCAGATGACAGACCAACTTTTGTTGCCCTGAGAGAGTTCCTGCTTGAG agcatGCCCTCAGACATGTCTTCTCTGCAGGACTTTGAAGAGCCTGACAAACTACAGATCCAGCTCAATGATGTCATCACCATCATAGAGGGAAG GGCGGAGAACTACTGGTGGCGAGGTCAAAACAAGCGCACCCTTCAGGTGGGGCCGTTCCCCAGAAACGTGGTGACATCAGTGGCGGGTTTGTCGGCTCATGACATCAGCCGGCCACTCACGAACAGCTTCATCCACACGGGACACGGAGACAGCAACCCTGGCCGCTGCTGGGGCTTCCCTGACAGGATCGACGA TTTGTACCTCGGGAACCCCCTGGATCCTCCGGACGTCCTGAGTTTAGATCTCAGTGGCACTCGGCCCACACAGCTTCCAGGAAGATCCAAAA AGCCTTGCTACGATCTCGTAAATGAGGACGAGGATTTGACCTCTGCAGGACTAAAAAGATTCTCACTTCGGACGACTGGTTCCGTCAATAGCTTAAAAATTAAACCCGCTGCGTGGGTCTCTGCTTCCAAACAGGGGATTAGCCGTCGTCCGGGCTCAGGCCCCAAACCCAACGGTGAAGTATCCCTCATTGACTTTGGGGAGGAGTTCCCCCCGTccactccctccccctctcctgtggTAGAAGTTCAGTTCCCCTCTCTGGCGGAGCTGGCTTTGGAAGCTGAGAACATCCTGGACCGCACTCCTCCTCAGAGTCCGTCCAGATCGTTGCCCCGCCCCCTTCACCCTACACCAATAGTGGACTGGGATGCACGACCTTTACCTCCACCCCCAGCCTATGACGATGTAGCCCAAGATGAAGACGATATGGAG GTGAGCTCCATCAACagctcagagcagcagcttgaaGAAGAGCAGAGCGATGTCCTTAACCCAGATGTGGCTCCCTCCTGTGGACAGAAGGGACAGGCTGATGCTCCCGTCTCCAAGGGTCCAGACAGATCGGGCCTGGAGGACAACCTTTTCCTCCCCAGCAAGCAGAGCCAGGAGCTGTCCACATCTTTCTCTCAGTCGGCAGAAATCTTCCAAGAACTCCAGCAGGAGTGCATGAGAAGGCTCAAGGTACCGAAAGGAAGCGCCGCCCGTTCGAGCTCGCCATCCCAGACATCAGCGTTGTTTCCCCACACTTCTCTGACCCAGGAACAGAGCGTCTTTCCCTCTGGTGAAGACAAACCCCAAATACCCCCTCGTGTCCCCATCCCACCTCGCCCCATAAAAAGGGGTGACTACACATCTGCTCGCTGGTCAAGAGATCTTTCTCTTTCCCCAACTCTAGCAGATGCCACAGAGGACGTTTCAGGACCGGTTCAGAACCGACCACCTCAGATCCCTCCAAGGGACCCTTTGTCTCTGTCGGGCTCGAGGACTCCCAGCCCCATGGGCCTGTTAGTGGGCTCCCCCCAGCAGAGAATCTACTCTGTCAGCCCCACCACCATGCATGTTCCCCTTACGTCCTGCCCCCCCACACATGCCTATGGCTCctacctctccacctctccaggTAAACTCATGCCGACCACACACAGCTTCGCCTCAGATCCTAAATATGCTGCACCCAAAGTGATCCAGGCGCAGGGGAAGGACTCTACCAGTAAGGGCCCCTGCATCCTCCCCATTGTACGTGACGGATGTAAAGTGAGCAACACCCACTATTACCTTCTGCCAGAGAGGCCGCCGTACCTCGACCGATACGATCGCTTCTTCAGGGAGGCAGAGAGCCTTCCTGCTAGTGGCGTGGaggaaaggcatgtacggcaagcCAACACTGCCACAGTCAGACCCATGGTGGTCAGCAACCACACTGTCCAGGGACATGCCCAGGGACAGGGCCTTGTGCAGCTGGGTGAGCTGAAGGCTAATTTCTCCTCCAACAATAACAGCAGTCTGGGCCGACCACGGTCAGGGATGAGGACATCACTTAGTCTCCCTCGCGTCTGCTCGGAAGGGTTGACGGCACCAGCCATCACTGCTTCCTGCACCAGGACAGACGGGGGAGCGAACCCAGCTGACAGGGTCAAAATG GTGCAGGAGGCGGTTCATGGTGTCACGATAGAGGAGTGCCAAGCTGCCCTGCAGAACCACAACTGGAACGTCCAGAAAGCTGTGCATTACCTAAAG gtggagcagctgttCGGTTTAGGTCTGGGGAGCAGGTCCGAGTGTCTGAAGCTGCTGGAGACGTGGGACTGGAACCTGGAAGTGGCCAGCACGCAGATGTTAGATAACTATGGATCCACAAGGCAAAG ACGGTGA
- the LOC128454119 gene encoding activated CDC42 kinase 1 isoform X2, with product MMGETAEYQRLQDTSEPEYQRMPSDDEEKLGSSMQCEEGTEWLLELLMEVQLQQYFLRIRDDLNVTRLSHFDYVKNEDLEKIGMGRPGQRRLLEAVKRRKVMCKRKSWMSKVFSGKRPDGGDIPQQGQPASSFRKLSHTPPLGLGEGVLATQPGGGPLDGQQQALTCLIPEKDLTLFEKLGDGSFGVVKRGEWLTPAGKLNVAVKCLKTDVLSQPDALEDFICEVNAMHSLDHQNLIRLYGVVLTHPMKMVTELAPLGSLLERLRCVRPQGPALIHTLCQYAVQVACGMAYLEQRRFIHRDLAARNILLASAQRVKIGDFGLMRALPSDHEHYVMQEHRKVPFAWCAPESLKTRTFSHATDTWMFGVTLWEMFTHGQEPWLGLNGSQILHKIDKEGERLPKPEDCPQDVYKVMLQCWAQKPDDRPTFVALREFLLESMPSDMSSLQDFEEPDKLQIQLNDVITIIEGRAENYWWRGQNKRTLQVGPFPRNVVTSVAGLSAHDISRPLTNSFIHTGHGDSNPGRCWGFPDRIDDLYLGNPLDPPDVLSLDLSGTRPTQLPGRSKKPCYDLVNEDEDLTSAGLKRFSLRTTGSVNSLKIKPAAWVSASKQGISRRPGSGPKPNGEVSLIDFGEEFPPSTPSPSPVVEVQFPSLAELALEAENILDRTPPQSPSRSLPRPLHPTPIVDWDARPLPPPPAYDDVAQDEDDMEVSSINSSEQQLEEEQSDVLNPDVAPSCGQKGQADAPVSKGPDRSGLEDNLFLPSKQSQELSTSFSQSAEIFQELQQECMRRLKVPKGSAARSSSPSQTSALFPHTSLTQEQSVFPSGEDKPQIPPRVPIPPRPIKRGDYTSARWSRDLSLSPTLADATEDVSGPVQNRPPQIPPRDPLSLSGSRTPSPMGLLVGSPQQRIYSVSPTTMHVPLTSCPPTHAYGSYLSTSPGKLMPTTHSFASDPKYAAPKVIQAQGKDSTSKGPCILPIVRDGCKVSNTHYYLLPERPPYLDRYDRFFREAESLPASGVEERHVRQANTATVRPMVVSNHTVQGHAQGQGLVQLGELKANFSSNNNSSLGRPRSGMRTSLSLPRVCSEGLTAPAITASCTRTDGGANPADRVKMVQEAVHGVTIEECQAALQNHNWNVQKAVHYLKVEQLFGLGLGSRSECLKLLETWDWNLEVASTQMLDNYGSTRQRR from the exons ATGATGGGGGAGACGGCGGAATACCAGAGGCTGCAGGACACCTCAGAGCCCGAATACCAACGCATGCCCAGCGATGACGAAGAG AAACTGGGCAGTAGCATGCAGTGTGAGGAAGGCACAGAatggctgctggagctgctgatgGAGGTGCAGTTGCAGCAATACTTCCTGCGGATCAGAGACGACCTTAACGTCACGCGGCTGTCACACTTCGACTACGTGAAGAACGAAGACTTGGAGAAGATCGGCATGGGTCGACCtg GGCAGAGACGTCTGTTGGAAgctgtgaagaggaggaaagtcaTGTGCAAGCGCAAGTCCTGGATGAGCAAG GTGTTTAGCGGAAAGCGCCCAGACGGAGGAGACATCCCCCAGCAGGGTCAGCCGGCCTCCTCCTTTCGAAAGTTGTCCCACACGCCTCCGCTGGGCCTGGGGGAGGGAGTCCTGGCCACACAGCCTGGTGGTGGTCCTCTCGACGGGCAGCAGCAAGCTCTGACCTGTCTCATCCCTGAGAAGGACTTGACCTTGTTTGAGAAGCTCGGGGACGGCTCCTTTGGCGTCGTGAAGAGAGGGGAGTGGCTGACACCTGCAGGAAAG CTGAATGTAGCTGTGAAGTGTCTGAAGACGGACGTGCTCAGCCAGCCCGACGCTCTGGAGGATTTCATCTGCGAGGTCAACGCCATGCACTCCCTGGACCACCAGAACCTCATCCGCCTCTACGGTGTGGTGCTCACACACCCAATGAAGATG GTGACGGAGCTGGCTCCTCTTGGTTCCCTGCTGGAGCGTTTGCGATGTGTCCGTCCCCAGGGTCCGGCTTTGATCCACACTCTGTGTCAGTACGCTGTACAGGTGGCCTGTGGCATGGCCTACCTGGAGCAGAGGCGCTTCATACACAGGGACTTGGCAGCCAG GAATATTCTGTTGGCCTCGGCTCAGAGAGTGAAGATCGGTGACTTTGGCCTGATGAGGGCGCTGCCTAGCGACCATGAGCACTATGTCATGCAGGAGCATCGCAAGGTCCCCTTTGCATG gtgcgCCCCCGAGAGTCTGAAGACCAGAACGTTCTCCCATGCTACAGACACGTGGATGTTCGGTGTCACCCTCTGGGAGATGTTCACACACGGCCAGGAGCCTTGGCTGGGTCTCAATGGGAGCCAG atTCTGCACAAAATTGATAAAGAAGGTGAACGCCTCCCAAAGCCAGAGGATTGTCCGCAGGATGTCTATAAGGTGATGCTGCAGTGCTGGGCACAGAAACCAGATGACAGACCAACTTTTGTTGCCCTGAGAGAGTTCCTGCTTGAG agcatGCCCTCAGACATGTCTTCTCTGCAGGACTTTGAAGAGCCTGACAAACTACAGATCCAGCTCAATGATGTCATCACCATCATAGAGGGAAG GGCGGAGAACTACTGGTGGCGAGGTCAAAACAAGCGCACCCTTCAGGTGGGGCCGTTCCCCAGAAACGTGGTGACATCAGTGGCGGGTTTGTCGGCTCATGACATCAGCCGGCCACTCACGAACAGCTTCATCCACACGGGACACGGAGACAGCAACCCTGGCCGCTGCTGGGGCTTCCCTGACAGGATCGACGA TTTGTACCTCGGGAACCCCCTGGATCCTCCGGACGTCCTGAGTTTAGATCTCAGTGGCACTCGGCCCACACAGCTTCCAGGAAGATCCAAAA AGCCTTGCTACGATCTCGTAAATGAGGACGAGGATTTGACCTCTGCAGGACTAAAAAGATTCTCACTTCGGACGACTGGTTCCGTCAATAGCTTAAAAATTAAACCCGCTGCGTGGGTCTCTGCTTCCAAACAGGGGATTAGCCGTCGTCCGGGCTCAGGCCCCAAACCCAACGGTGAAGTATCCCTCATTGACTTTGGGGAGGAGTTCCCCCCGTccactccctccccctctcctgtggTAGAAGTTCAGTTCCCCTCTCTGGCGGAGCTGGCTTTGGAAGCTGAGAACATCCTGGACCGCACTCCTCCTCAGAGTCCGTCCAGATCGTTGCCCCGCCCCCTTCACCCTACACCAATAGTGGACTGGGATGCACGACCTTTACCTCCACCCCCAGCCTATGACGATGTAGCCCAAGATGAAGACGATATGGAG GTGAGCTCCATCAACagctcagagcagcagcttgaaGAAGAGCAGAGCGATGTCCTTAACCCAGATGTGGCTCCCTCCTGTGGACAGAAGGGACAGGCTGATGCTCCCGTCTCCAAGGGTCCAGACAGATCGGGCCTGGAGGACAACCTTTTCCTCCCCAGCAAGCAGAGCCAGGAGCTGTCCACATCTTTCTCTCAGTCGGCAGAAATCTTCCAAGAACTCCAGCAGGAGTGCATGAGAAGGCTCAAGGTACCGAAAGGAAGCGCCGCCCGTTCGAGCTCGCCATCCCAGACATCAGCGTTGTTTCCCCACACTTCTCTGACCCAGGAACAGAGCGTCTTTCCCTCTGGTGAAGACAAACCCCAAATACCCCCTCGTGTCCCCATCCCACCTCGCCCCATAAAAAGGGGTGACTACACATCTGCTCGCTGGTCAAGAGATCTTTCTCTTTCCCCAACTCTAGCAGATGCCACAGAGGACGTTTCAGGACCGGTTCAGAACCGACCACCTCAGATCCCTCCAAGGGACCCTTTGTCTCTGTCGGGCTCGAGGACTCCCAGCCCCATGGGCCTGTTAGTGGGCTCCCCCCAGCAGAGAATCTACTCTGTCAGCCCCACCACCATGCATGTTCCCCTTACGTCCTGCCCCCCCACACATGCCTATGGCTCctacctctccacctctccaggTAAACTCATGCCGACCACACACAGCTTCGCCTCAGATCCTAAATATGCTGCACCCAAAGTGATCCAGGCGCAGGGGAAGGACTCTACCAGTAAGGGCCCCTGCATCCTCCCCATTGTACGTGACGGATGTAAAGTGAGCAACACCCACTATTACCTTCTGCCAGAGAGGCCGCCGTACCTCGACCGATACGATCGCTTCTTCAGGGAGGCAGAGAGCCTTCCTGCTAGTGGCGTGGaggaaaggcatgtacggcaagcCAACACTGCCACAGTCAGACCCATGGTGGTCAGCAACCACACTGTCCAGGGACATGCCCAGGGACAGGGCCTTGTGCAGCTGGGTGAGCTGAAGGCTAATTTCTCCTCCAACAATAACAGCAGTCTGGGCCGACCACGGTCAGGGATGAGGACATCACTTAGTCTCCCTCGCGTCTGCTCGGAAGGGTTGACGGCACCAGCCATCACTGCTTCCTGCACCAGGACAGACGGGGGAGCGAACCCAGCTGACAGGGTCAAAATG GTGCAGGAGGCGGTTCATGGTGTCACGATAGAGGAGTGCCAAGCTGCCCTGCAGAACCACAACTGGAACGTCCAGAAAGCTGTGCATTACCTAAAG gtggagcagctgttCGGTTTAGGTCTGGGGAGCAGGTCCGAGTGTCTGAAGCTGCTGGAGACGTGGGACTGGAACCTGGAAGTGGCCAGCACGCAGATGTTAGATAACTATGGATCCACAAGGCAAAG ACGGTGA
- the LOC128454119 gene encoding activated CDC42 kinase 1 isoform X5 yields MQLRQKLGSSMQCEEGTEWLLELLMEVQLQQYFLRIRDDLNVTRLSHFDYVKNEDLEKIGMGRPGQRRLLEAVKRRKVMCKRKSWMSKVFSGKRPDGGDIPQQGQPASSFRKLSHTPPLGLGEGVLATQPGGGPLDGQQQALTCLIPEKDLTLFEKLGDGSFGVVKRGEWLTPAGKVLNVAVKCLKTDVLSQPDALEDFICEVNAMHSLDHQNLIRLYGVVLTHPMKMVTELAPLGSLLERLRCVRPQGPALIHTLCQYAVQVACGMAYLEQRRFIHRDLAARNILLASAQRVKIGDFGLMRALPSDHEHYVMQEHRKVPFAWCAPESLKTRTFSHATDTWMFGVTLWEMFTHGQEPWLGLNGSQILHKIDKEGERLPKPEDCPQDVYKVMLQCWAQKPDDRPTFVALREFLLESMPSDMSSLQDFEEPDKLQIQLNDVITIIEGRAENYWWRGQNKRTLQVGPFPRNVVTSVAGLSAHDISRPLTNSFIHTGHGDSNPGRCWGFPDRIDDLYLGNPLDPPDVLSLDLSGTRPTQLPGRSKKPCYDLVNEDEDLTSAGLKRFSLRTTGSVNSLKIKPAAWVSASKQGISRRPGSGPKPNGEVSLIDFGEEFPPSTPSPSPVVEVQFPSLAELALEAENILDRTPPQSPSRSLPRPLHPTPIVDWDARPLPPPPAYDDVAQDEDDMEVSSINSSEQQLEEEQSDVLNPDVAPSCGQKGQADAPVSKGPDRSGLEDNLFLPSKQSQELSTSFSQSAEIFQELQQECMRRLKVPKGSAARSSSPSQTSALFPHTSLTQEQSVFPSGEDKPQIPPRVPIPPRPIKRGDYTSARWSRDLSLSPTLADATEDVSGPVQNRPPQIPPRDPLSLSGSRTPSPMGLLVGSPQQRIYSVSPTTMHVPLTSCPPTHAYGSYLSTSPGKLMPTTHSFASDPKYAAPKVIQAQGKDSTSKGPCILPIVRDGCKVSNTHYYLLPERPPYLDRYDRFFREAESLPASGVEERHVRQANTATVRPMVVSNHTVQGHAQGQGLVQLGELKANFSSNNNSSLGRPRSGMRTSLSLPRVCSEGLTAPAITASCTRTDGGANPADRVKMVQEAVHGVTIEECQAALQNHNWNVQKAVHYLKVEQLFGLGLGSRSECLKLLETWDWNLEVASTQMLDNYGSTRQRR; encoded by the exons ATGCAGCTCAGACAG AAACTGGGCAGTAGCATGCAGTGTGAGGAAGGCACAGAatggctgctggagctgctgatgGAGGTGCAGTTGCAGCAATACTTCCTGCGGATCAGAGACGACCTTAACGTCACGCGGCTGTCACACTTCGACTACGTGAAGAACGAAGACTTGGAGAAGATCGGCATGGGTCGACCtg GGCAGAGACGTCTGTTGGAAgctgtgaagaggaggaaagtcaTGTGCAAGCGCAAGTCCTGGATGAGCAAG GTGTTTAGCGGAAAGCGCCCAGACGGAGGAGACATCCCCCAGCAGGGTCAGCCGGCCTCCTCCTTTCGAAAGTTGTCCCACACGCCTCCGCTGGGCCTGGGGGAGGGAGTCCTGGCCACACAGCCTGGTGGTGGTCCTCTCGACGGGCAGCAGCAAGCTCTGACCTGTCTCATCCCTGAGAAGGACTTGACCTTGTTTGAGAAGCTCGGGGACGGCTCCTTTGGCGTCGTGAAGAGAGGGGAGTGGCTGACACCTGCAGGAAAGGTG CTGAATGTAGCTGTGAAGTGTCTGAAGACGGACGTGCTCAGCCAGCCCGACGCTCTGGAGGATTTCATCTGCGAGGTCAACGCCATGCACTCCCTGGACCACCAGAACCTCATCCGCCTCTACGGTGTGGTGCTCACACACCCAATGAAGATG GTGACGGAGCTGGCTCCTCTTGGTTCCCTGCTGGAGCGTTTGCGATGTGTCCGTCCCCAGGGTCCGGCTTTGATCCACACTCTGTGTCAGTACGCTGTACAGGTGGCCTGTGGCATGGCCTACCTGGAGCAGAGGCGCTTCATACACAGGGACTTGGCAGCCAG GAATATTCTGTTGGCCTCGGCTCAGAGAGTGAAGATCGGTGACTTTGGCCTGATGAGGGCGCTGCCTAGCGACCATGAGCACTATGTCATGCAGGAGCATCGCAAGGTCCCCTTTGCATG gtgcgCCCCCGAGAGTCTGAAGACCAGAACGTTCTCCCATGCTACAGACACGTGGATGTTCGGTGTCACCCTCTGGGAGATGTTCACACACGGCCAGGAGCCTTGGCTGGGTCTCAATGGGAGCCAG atTCTGCACAAAATTGATAAAGAAGGTGAACGCCTCCCAAAGCCAGAGGATTGTCCGCAGGATGTCTATAAGGTGATGCTGCAGTGCTGGGCACAGAAACCAGATGACAGACCAACTTTTGTTGCCCTGAGAGAGTTCCTGCTTGAG agcatGCCCTCAGACATGTCTTCTCTGCAGGACTTTGAAGAGCCTGACAAACTACAGATCCAGCTCAATGATGTCATCACCATCATAGAGGGAAG GGCGGAGAACTACTGGTGGCGAGGTCAAAACAAGCGCACCCTTCAGGTGGGGCCGTTCCCCAGAAACGTGGTGACATCAGTGGCGGGTTTGTCGGCTCATGACATCAGCCGGCCACTCACGAACAGCTTCATCCACACGGGACACGGAGACAGCAACCCTGGCCGCTGCTGGGGCTTCCCTGACAGGATCGACGA TTTGTACCTCGGGAACCCCCTGGATCCTCCGGACGTCCTGAGTTTAGATCTCAGTGGCACTCGGCCCACACAGCTTCCAGGAAGATCCAAAA AGCCTTGCTACGATCTCGTAAATGAGGACGAGGATTTGACCTCTGCAGGACTAAAAAGATTCTCACTTCGGACGACTGGTTCCGTCAATAGCTTAAAAATTAAACCCGCTGCGTGGGTCTCTGCTTCCAAACAGGGGATTAGCCGTCGTCCGGGCTCAGGCCCCAAACCCAACGGTGAAGTATCCCTCATTGACTTTGGGGAGGAGTTCCCCCCGTccactccctccccctctcctgtggTAGAAGTTCAGTTCCCCTCTCTGGCGGAGCTGGCTTTGGAAGCTGAGAACATCCTGGACCGCACTCCTCCTCAGAGTCCGTCCAGATCGTTGCCCCGCCCCCTTCACCCTACACCAATAGTGGACTGGGATGCACGACCTTTACCTCCACCCCCAGCCTATGACGATGTAGCCCAAGATGAAGACGATATGGAG GTGAGCTCCATCAACagctcagagcagcagcttgaaGAAGAGCAGAGCGATGTCCTTAACCCAGATGTGGCTCCCTCCTGTGGACAGAAGGGACAGGCTGATGCTCCCGTCTCCAAGGGTCCAGACAGATCGGGCCTGGAGGACAACCTTTTCCTCCCCAGCAAGCAGAGCCAGGAGCTGTCCACATCTTTCTCTCAGTCGGCAGAAATCTTCCAAGAACTCCAGCAGGAGTGCATGAGAAGGCTCAAGGTACCGAAAGGAAGCGCCGCCCGTTCGAGCTCGCCATCCCAGACATCAGCGTTGTTTCCCCACACTTCTCTGACCCAGGAACAGAGCGTCTTTCCCTCTGGTGAAGACAAACCCCAAATACCCCCTCGTGTCCCCATCCCACCTCGCCCCATAAAAAGGGGTGACTACACATCTGCTCGCTGGTCAAGAGATCTTTCTCTTTCCCCAACTCTAGCAGATGCCACAGAGGACGTTTCAGGACCGGTTCAGAACCGACCACCTCAGATCCCTCCAAGGGACCCTTTGTCTCTGTCGGGCTCGAGGACTCCCAGCCCCATGGGCCTGTTAGTGGGCTCCCCCCAGCAGAGAATCTACTCTGTCAGCCCCACCACCATGCATGTTCCCCTTACGTCCTGCCCCCCCACACATGCCTATGGCTCctacctctccacctctccaggTAAACTCATGCCGACCACACACAGCTTCGCCTCAGATCCTAAATATGCTGCACCCAAAGTGATCCAGGCGCAGGGGAAGGACTCTACCAGTAAGGGCCCCTGCATCCTCCCCATTGTACGTGACGGATGTAAAGTGAGCAACACCCACTATTACCTTCTGCCAGAGAGGCCGCCGTACCTCGACCGATACGATCGCTTCTTCAGGGAGGCAGAGAGCCTTCCTGCTAGTGGCGTGGaggaaaggcatgtacggcaagcCAACACTGCCACAGTCAGACCCATGGTGGTCAGCAACCACACTGTCCAGGGACATGCCCAGGGACAGGGCCTTGTGCAGCTGGGTGAGCTGAAGGCTAATTTCTCCTCCAACAATAACAGCAGTCTGGGCCGACCACGGTCAGGGATGAGGACATCACTTAGTCTCCCTCGCGTCTGCTCGGAAGGGTTGACGGCACCAGCCATCACTGCTTCCTGCACCAGGACAGACGGGGGAGCGAACCCAGCTGACAGGGTCAAAATG GTGCAGGAGGCGGTTCATGGTGTCACGATAGAGGAGTGCCAAGCTGCCCTGCAGAACCACAACTGGAACGTCCAGAAAGCTGTGCATTACCTAAAG gtggagcagctgttCGGTTTAGGTCTGGGGAGCAGGTCCGAGTGTCTGAAGCTGCTGGAGACGTGGGACTGGAACCTGGAAGTGGCCAGCACGCAGATGTTAGATAACTATGGATCCACAAGGCAAAG ACGGTGA